The window CGGACGGTCATCGTCAACCAGGCGGCGACCGGCGGGCAGTGGCGCTCCCTCGGCACGTTCACGCTGCCGGCCGGGGACGCCAACCGGGTCGCGGTCAGCCGGTGGAGCTCCGCCGCCGGCCTCGTCATCGCCGACGCCGTCCGGCTCACCCGGGTCTGACGGGCCGACCACCCCTCGCGTACGGCGGCTCCCGGGGGACGGGGAGCCGCCGTACGCACGTCTTGATGAGGGGGCGAGGTGCCGAGGGGCGGTCGCCCTCCGGCCCGGGTCGCGTGGGCGTGGCCGACGGCGATCACCGTAGCTTCCACGGTGGCCGGTGCCGTCCGCCTCACTTCGGCTCCGACCTGTCGGTTCGTCGTTCTCCGCGGCCCGCGGGAGTGCGACCGTGCCATGGTCGCGGTGCCATTCCGGGGACCGTGGCGCACCCTGTCGTGGGGGATTCCGGCAGCTGTTCCGGTGTGAGTGGACGGGGCGGGGAGAAGTGTCCCGAGCGACAGCCGGGGATTGCGCCGAGAATCGCCTCCCGGCGAGTACGAGCAGGGCTCCAAGCGGCTCACCCGTCAGCGGCTGGACCGCGAGTCTGCCCCGATCGTCGACATCGACGCCCGCTACACCTACGACGCGTCCGGCAACATCCAGCGGATCGTGAACAACCCGTCCGGTACGCAGGACACGCAGTGCTTCACCTACGACTACCTGCGCCGCGTGGACCGGGCGTGGACGTCGGCGAGCACCGCGACCGACCCCTGCGCCGGCGGCCCCTCGGTGACCGGCGTGGGCGGCCTCGCGCCGTACCACCACGCCTACACCTACCCCGCCGCCGGCCAGGCGCAGCCGCACACGCTGAGCCAGATGACGGAGTCGACCCCGGCGGGTGACCGGCTGCACTCCTACCAGTACGACGCGGCCGGCAACACCACGAAGCGGACGAGGACCGGCGAGGACCAGACCCTGGTCTGGGACGCGGAGGGCAACCTCGAATCGGTAACCGACGCCGCCGGCAAGAAGACCAGTTTCACGTACGACGTCGACGGCTCCCGGATACTGCGCAAGGAGCCGAACGCCACCACCCTCTACCTGCCGGGCATGGAGATCCGGCTGAACCATCAGACCCGGGTCACCGACGCGACCCGCTACTACGGCCTGCCGGGTGGCGGGACGCTGGTCCGCAAGACCGACGGCATCCGGTACGTGGCGAGCGACCACCACGGCACCGGCCAGGCGACCGTCGACGGGGCCGGCGCGATCACGCACCGGCGGACCACCCCATTCGGGGAGAGCCGGGGAACGGCACCGGCGCCGGGTCAATGGCCGACGGAGAAGGGCTTCGTCAACGGGAACATCGACTCGACGACGGGCCTGGTGAACATCGGCGCTCGCGAGTACGACACGATCGCCGGCCGGTTCATCTCGGTCGACCCGATCATCGACGTCAACGACCCGCAGCAGATGAACGGGTACGCGTACGCCAACAACAACCCGATCTCGTACTCGGACCCCGACGGGCTGAAGGCGTGCTCCGACGACGTCTGCGGCCCGGGCGCCGACTACGAGGACATGTACGGCAACTACCACAAGGTCAAGGGCCACAACGACGGCTGCGGTGGTTGCTCGGGCGCGTACGACCCGGACGAGCCGACGAAGAACGTGCACAACAACCCGCGGGCGTCGGCCGAGGAGCGGGCCGCGGCGGCACGGGCGGCGGCGGAGAAGGAGCGGCAGCGCCGCATCGCCGAGGCCAAGGCGAGGATGCTCAACATCGCCAAGGCCCTGGGGAAGATCGCGATGGAGGAGCTGGGCATCACCGATGCCCTGGACTGCTTCCTCAAGGGCGACATGGACGGCTGCATAGCCACGGCGGTCAACGTGGTGTCGTCGGCCTTCGGTGGTGCGCTCGGCAAGCTGGCCGCCAGGTACGGCGCGCCATGGAAGTGGGAGAAGGCCGCCGCGCTGGCCAGCCGCGTCAAGGGCCTGCTCGTCGATCTGGTCGACAAGGCGAAGGCATTCATCAAGTGCAAGAACAGCTTCGTGCCGGGCACGTTGGTGGTGATGGCCGACGGGTCGCGCAAGCCGATCGAGGACGTCAAGACCGGTGACGTCGTGCTGGTGACCGATCCGGTGACCGGCAAGACGACGACCAAACCGGTGGTGGCGACCATCATCGGCCAGGGCACCAAGCACTGGTCGAGGTCACCATCGACCCCGACGGCGACGAGGGCGACGCCACCGGAACTGTCGTCGCCACTGGTAACCACCCGTTCTGGGTGCCCGAACTCCGTGAGTGGGTTGAGGCCGCCGATCTGAAGGCTGGTCAGTGGCTGCGCACCTCGGCCGGTACCCACGTGCAGATCAGCGCGACCCGGCAGTGGACGGAGCCGGCACAGGTCCACAACCTGACTGTCGACGACATCCACACGTACTATGTGCTCGCTGGTGAGAAGTCGCTCCTTGTGCACAACTCGTCTTGTGCGGTGCACGGAGGCCCCACTGGCCTGCCGAGTGGTGACCTGCGTGAACCGCAGCAGTGCACCTGTCCGGACGGGGCGCCCGCAACTGATGGGGCGCCGGGGCTTGACGAGGGCGCTCCCGAGGAGGCAAACCGGCGCATCACCTTCGCGGATGAGTTGCGCACGCAAGAAACCACCCGTACCTCGATCGCCCGCGGTATCAACGCCGAGATGAATGCGATCAAAAACGTCAAGGGTCAAACGGATCCAGTGGGCGGAGCTATTATTCTCGTGCTCGGCGTCTGGGCCAAGTGGAAAAACAGGGGTCGCTAGGTGGCGTCGACATCGAGTACGATGACCCGGTCGTCGATCGAACGAGGATGTCGTGGGTAGGTCGATCTGGCTGATGCTCGCTGTGCTCCTGTGCGGAGGGGCGTTGGCGGGAGGTCTGCTACTTCTCAGACGAAGGCGCAGAGTCCGCGTCGAGGACGATCCTGAAGCTCGTAGGGAGGCTGCTCGACGTGCCATACGACAGATGTCGAGCGAGCGTCGTGGCAAAAAGGGCACCATTCGCGGCAAGGGTGGTGGCGGTAACGAGCGCACAGCACAGGATGCATCTTCGGGTACGGACTTCTCGGGAGGAATCTGATTCCGGTCCGTCGTGCGGGGCGCCGGAGTGGTGTTCCCGCCAAAGAGCTGACCGAATAGCACCTGTCTGAGTGCCTTGAATAATTAGATAAGCGGCAAGTGAAAGAGGGAGACGTGGCCGAGTCCACGTCTCCCTCTTTCTGCTCGAAAGCCCGCCGGGTTGGCCCGGACGGATAGACGCTAGAGATCACCCCACGGGTGCTGCTCGTGGGCGGGAGGGGTGGGCGTGCCGTCAGAGGGTTGGGAGTGGCTCAAGGATCAGCCTCCGAAGTGGGAGGCTCCCGACGATCTGCATGCTCCGACTGTCTCACCTGCGCTGAACCTCGGTGTCCAGGTGATCGGCAGCAACATCGCCGGTAACGACATCGTGGAGGTCGCGGCGGAGTTCCTCGCGGCGGAGGCCCGGCTCGAGTTGTGGATGGGCCGCCTTGATCCGCCCCTGCCGCTACGTCGGCGGTTCGAGGTGGGGCGGGAGACCGGCGAGGCCGTCCGGACCACGTACGAGGCGTGGATCGACTTCCAGAAGGCGCACCGGGCGGCGGGCGGACGGGTGGCGATGGTCGGCCGGGAGAGATCGAGGCTGATCGCGGCCTTCCGGGAGGCGACCGCCGTGCTGAAACGTGCGGTGGACCGGGGAACGGGCGAGGGGGCGTGACCGGCGGCCGGTCACGCCCTCTCGATCACGCTGTCAGGACCGGGAGCAGGCCACGCCGTTGAGGGTGAAGCTGGTCGGCGAGGAGTACGCGCCGCTCAGCGTCCCCTGGTAGCCGAAGCTCGCCGTGCCGCCGGGGCTGAGCGTGCCGTTCCAACTGATGTTGCGCGCCGTCACCGCCTGGCCGCTCTGGCTCACCGTGGCGTTCCAGGAGTTGGTGACCCGCTGCCCGGAGAGCAGGGAGTAGGCCAGCGTCCAGCCGTTGATAGTGCTCGACGAGGTGTTGGTGATCTGCACGTCGGCGGTGAACCCGCTGTTCCAGGAGTGACGGCCTCGTGGCTGTGGGAGGCTCTCTTTGCGTTCGGTGAGCATGTCGCCGCTGGTGCGAAGGTGGAGACGGTGCCGGACGACATGTCGGACAGGCTGGGCTCCTTCATGAAGCAGCTGTCGAGCGTCGTGCATCGCAGAGGTGGCGATTCATAGCTGGTTCCGAACGGGCGGCCGGGGCAATGGTGATGCTGTTGCCCCGGCACTCCGGGGACGTAGGCGTTCGTAACGGTGCGGGGGCGTAGCCGCAAGGCTGCGCCCCCGCACCGTGTCGGTGCGTCCTCAGGCGCGTGAGCAGGTGACCCCGTTGAGGGTGAAGCTGGTCGGGGACGCGTACGCGCCGCTCAGCGTGCCCTGGTAGCCGAAGCTGGCCGTGCCGCCCGGGGCGAGCGAACCGTTCCAGCTGATGTTCCGCGCGGTCACCGCCGAACCGCTCTGGCTCACCGTGGCGTTCCACGAGCTGGTGATCTGCTGCCCGGCGGGCAGGTTGTAGGCCAGCGTCCAGCCGTTGATCGGGCTCGACCCGGTGTTGGTGATCTGCACGTCGGCGGTGAAGCCGTTGCTCCACGAGTTCGGCGTGTACTTCACCGCGCACCCGGCGCCGCCCGGCGGGGGAGTGCTCGGCGGGGGCGTGGTGGGCGGCGCGGTCGTGGGCGGCGGGTTGCCGCCACCGTTGACCGCCGCCGAGAACGAGGTCACCGCGAGGCCGGCGCCGCCCTGCCACGGCTCGAAGCCGGCCTGGATGCTGGTCAGGTACCAGGAGTTGGTGATCGCGCCCCGGTTGCGGGTGTCGTTGATGAACGCCAGCAGGTTGAGGTTCGCGCTGCTGATCGCCGACGGCGCCAGGTAGGAGATGACGTTGTTGGAGCCGTTGCTGCCGCGCCAGACCTCCCAGCTCCGCCCGTCGATGGTGGCGGTGCCGACCGGGGAGCCGATGGGCTGGATCGGCCCCTGCCGGTTGAGCCAGATCATGATCTCCATCTGGTTCACCCCGTCGCGCTTCGGCGACGGGTCCAGCCAGATGTCGTACGAGGCGTTGTAGATCGCGTTGCTGACGTACCGGTAGGCGATGTTGCTGGTGGCGCTGCTGATCTGGCTGACCTGGATCGGCAGGTTGGTGCCCGGGGAGCAGTTGGTGTAGTGGCAGCCGAGGAAGATCGACGGGTACGCGGTCGGCGCGCCGTTGGTCGGGTTGCTGCCGTTCTGGGTGGTGATCTCGAAGCCGCTGCTGGTGACGTTGATGCACTGCTGGGCGGTGGTGCCCCAGCGGTTGTTCTGCACCACGTAGCGGCCCTGGACGGTGGTGGAGCCGTACTGCTCGCAGATCTGCGTGTCGGCGCTGGCGGTGCCGCCGAGGGCCACGGCGACGATCGAGCCGGCGGCGAGCAGCGCGGCTGCCGCGAGGGCCCGGAGTGGACGTTTCATGATGCTCCTTCGGCTTCGGCGCGGAACGCCGGACGGAGTCGGTCGGCGGGCGCGGGAGCGCTCCCACAACCCTTCGACACATTTACATCTCTGAAACCGCAGCGCAACGGGCCTGGGGTATTGGAGAGGTAAGTGAGGTTTGTCACGCCCGAGTCGCTCGGCGGCAGGTCGTCCTCCGAAGCGGGCGCGGCGGGCGCCGAGGAGTGTTTCGCCTGGGACGATTGACTCTGGTGTGTGCCGATTGCGCCGAGTAGTGTCTTGCCTCCAACGCGTGCCGAACCCCTCCGGAGGCGTACACCACCATGGGTGGCTCTCCCCTGCGCATCCTCGTCGTCGGCGCGGGCATCGCCGGCCTGGCCGTGGCCCGGGCGCTGCGGATGGCGGGCTTCCGCCCCGACGTCACCGAGAGGCTGCCCCCGGGCGAGAACGCCGAGACCGGTCTCTACCTACCCGGCAACGCGGCCCGGGCGCTGTGCCGCCTCGACCTCGACGGGCCCGTACGCCCGCTCGGGCACGTCATCCACCGGCAGCGGTTCCTCGACGCGGCCGGGGCGCCGCTGTGCGAGGTGGATCTCGACGCGCTCTGGTCCGGGGTCGGCGAGTGCCGGGCGCTGCCCCGGACGGAACTGCACCGGGTGCTGCTCACCGGCGCTGGCGGCGCCGTGCGGCACGGCACCGAGGTGCGCGCCGTCGACCTGCTGCCGCACTCCGTCGGCGTCACCTTCGTCGACGGCACCGCCGCCGAGTACGACCTCGTGGTCGGCGCCGACGGGCCGCGCTCCTCGATCCGGGCCCTGGCCGCGCTCGGCGGTCCGCCCCGACCCGCCGGCCAGGTCGTCTACCGCAGCGTGGTGCGCGACGGGCCCCCGGTTGCCGAGTGGACCGCCCTGCTCGGCCAGCGCGCCGGCTTCCTGGTCGTGCCGATCGGCGCCGGACGGCTGCACTGCTACGCCGACGAGGCCGGCACCGTCGCGCCGGCCGACCCGACGGCCCGGCTGCGCGAGCTCTTCGGCGACTACGGCGGACCGGTGCCCGCCGTGCTGGAGGCGCTGGACGGGGTGCACGTCGCGGTCACCGAGGAGGTGGAACTGGGCTGCTGGTCCCGGGGACGGGTGCTGCTCGTCGGGGACGCCGCGCACGCCACCGCACCGACGCTGTCCCAGGGCGCCGCGATGGCGCTGGAGGACGCCGTGGTGCTCGCCGACTCCCTCCGCGCGGCCGGAGGCGACGTCGAGGCGGCCCTGGCGGCGTACGAGAGTCGTCGTCGCCCGCGTACGCGATGGGTGCGGGACCGGACCCGGGACCGCAACCGGACCCGGGACGTGCCGCCGGCGCTGCGCGACCCGCTGCTGCGCGGGCGCGGCGAAC is drawn from Micromonospora sp. NBC_01740 and contains these coding sequences:
- a CDS encoding GH12 family glycosyl hydrolase domain-containing protein — encoded protein: MKRPLRALAAAALLAAGSIVAVALGGTASADTQICEQYGSTTVQGRYVVQNNRWGTTAQQCINVTSSGFEITTQNGSNPTNGAPTAYPSIFLGCHYTNCSPGTNLPIQVSQISSATSNIAYRYVSNAIYNASYDIWLDPSPKRDGVNQMEIMIWLNRQGPIQPIGSPVGTATIDGRSWEVWRGSNGSNNVISYLAPSAISSANLNLLAFINDTRNRGAITNSWYLTSIQAGFEPWQGGAGLAVTSFSAAVNGGGNPPPTTAPPTTPPPSTPPPGGAGCAVKYTPNSWSNGFTADVQITNTGSSPINGWTLAYNLPAGQQITSSWNATVSQSGSAVTARNISWNGSLAPGGTASFGYQGTLSGAYASPTSFTLNGVTCSRA
- a CDS encoding FAD-dependent monooxygenase is translated as MGGSPLRILVVGAGIAGLAVARALRMAGFRPDVTERLPPGENAETGLYLPGNAARALCRLDLDGPVRPLGHVIHRQRFLDAAGAPLCEVDLDALWSGVGECRALPRTELHRVLLTGAGGAVRHGTEVRAVDLLPHSVGVTFVDGTAAEYDLVVGADGPRSSIRALAALGGPPRPAGQVVYRSVVRDGPPVAEWTALLGQRAGFLVVPIGAGRLHCYADEAGTVAPADPTARLRELFGDYGGPVPAVLEALDGVHVAVTEEVELGCWSRGRVLLVGDAAHATAPTLSQGAAMALEDAVVLADSLRAAGGDVEAALAAYESRRRPRTRWVRDRTRDRNRTRDVPPALRDPLLRGRGERIFGEHYRLLLGPL